The proteins below come from a single Jaculus jaculus isolate mJacJac1 chromosome X, mJacJac1.mat.Y.cur, whole genome shotgun sequence genomic window:
- the LOC123456742 gene encoding small nuclear ribonucleoprotein G-like: MSKAHTPELKKFMDKKLSLRLNGSRHVQRILRGAGILRGFDPFMNLVINECVEMATSGQQNNIGMVVIRGNSIIMLEALERV; this comes from the exons ATGAGTAAGGCCCACACTCCTGAGCTGAAGAAATTTATGGACAAGAAGTTATCATTGAGATTAAATGGCAGCAGACATGTCCAAAGAATACTGCggggtgccgg aatactgcggGGATTTGATCCCTTCATGAATCTTGTGATCAATGAATGTGTGGAAATGGCAACTAGTGGGCAGCAAAATAATATTGGGATGGTGGTCATACGAGGAAATAGCATCATCATGTTGGAAGCTTTGGAACGAGTTTAA